In Pseudonocardia sp. DSM 110487, the sequence CCGCGGGCCGGGGGAGCTCCTCGACGTCGACGCCGACGGTGCCGTCGCGGTAGCAGCGCAGCCGGACCCGTGCGTCGCCGGCGCCGTCGAGGCGCGTGGCGAGGGCGGTCCGGACGGTGTCGGCGTCGAAGCAGAATCCGAAGTAGCCCGCCGACGCCGCCACCCGGGCGAGGTGGGCGTCGAGCGAGCGCAGCTGCCCGGCGGTCTCGAGCCTCCCGCTTTCGTGTCTCATGGTCTCGATGAGGTGGAACTCCCGCGGGCGCGCGTCGAGCACCCGGGCCTTGGCGAGCAGCTCGGCGTACTCGGCGGCCGGCTGGGAGCCCCACGTGATCCCGCCGCCGGTGCCGTACGTCGCGCTGCCGTGCTCGCGGTCGATCAGGACGGTGCGGATCGCCACGGAGAACCGGGCCCTGAACGGCGCACCGGGAGGCGCGACCACGCCGATGGCGCCGCAGTACACGCCGCGCGGCGAGTCCTCGACGTCGCGGATCAGCTCCATCGTGCGGGCCTTCGGGGCGCCGGTGACCGACCCGCAGGGGAACAGGGCGCGGAAGATCCCGGTCAGCCCGACGTCCGGGCGCAGCCGAGCGGTGACGTCCGAGGTCAGCTGGTGCACGGTCTCGAACCGTTCGGCGTGCAGGAGGCGCGGCACCTGCACGCTGCCCGCGGTGGCGACGCGGGCCAGATCGTTGCGAACGAGGTCGACGATCATGATGTTCTCGGCGCGCTCCTTCGGGCTGGAGCGCAGCCGGGTGACGATCCGCTCGTCCTCGGCCACCGTCCGGCCACGGGCGGCGGTGCCCTTCATCGGGCGCATGAGGATCCGGTCGCCGGAGAGCTCGAAGAACAGTTCGGGGCTCGCGCTGGCGATGACGAACCGGCCGGTGTCGAGGTAGGCGTTGTACGCCCCGCGCTGGGCGAGCGCGAGGTCCCGGTACAGCTCCTCGGGGTCGCCGTCCACGGCGCGGGTCAGCCGGGTGGTGAGGTTGCACTGGTAGGTCTCGCCCGCGGCGATCCGGGACCGCACCTCTGCAACGGCCGCCTGGTGGCGGCGCTCGTCCCACTCGGGCGCCCACGAACCGGCAGGCCATCCGCCGGGTCCGGGGTACGGCAGCGCGGCGTCCTGTGGCCGCGCGATGCCGAACCACGCGAGGGGCAGCCCGTCGACCGGTTCCCGGGTGGTGAGGACGGGGTCGAGCCCCGATGCGGCCTCGAAGGCGACGAAGCCGAACGCCCACGCTCCCGCGGCCGTCCGGCGCTCCACCGCGTCGAGGACGCCTGCCACCTCGCCGGGCTGCCACGCCGCCAGCACCTGTTCGGCCTCGGGGAACCGCACGGCACACCCCGCCGTGAAGTCGTCGAACCGCGCCCACGGGCGAGCTGCGTGCACCCCACGAATCCTGCCCCCGTACCCGTGCGGCCGGATCGGCGGACCGCGCATCCGCCATGCGCTATTCGTCGCGCCCGACCAGTGCCTTCTCGATGGCGTCCAGCTCGGCGGGGGAGATGTCCAGGTTCTCGAGGGTGTCGAGGTTCGCGTCGAGCTGGGCGACCGACGACGCCCCGATGATCGCCGAGGTCACGGCGTCGTGCCGCAGCACCCACGCCAGCGCGAGCTGCGCGATGCTCTGGCCGCGCTCCGCGGCGATCGGAGCGATCCGCCGGACGGTCGCGATCCGCTCCTCGGTGATGGACGACGCCGTGAGGTAGCGGCCGCCCGCCGCGCGGGAGTCGGCCGGGATGCCGTCGAGGTAGCGGTCGGTGAGCACGCCCTGTTCGAGCGGGGAGAAGACGACCGCGCCCACGGCCTCGGCGTCGAGGACGTCCAGCAGCGACGGCTCGCCCTCCTCGATGCGGCGGTCGAGCATCGAGTAGCGCGGCTGGTGCAGCGTGAGGGGCGTGCCCAGGTCGCGCAGGATCGCGGCGGCGCGGGCGGTGTCCGCCGGCGAGTAGGAGGAGATCCCGGCGTAGAGCGCCTTGCCGGCCCGCACGGCGCTCGCGAGCGCGCCCATCGTCTCCTCGAGGGGAGTGTCCGGGTCGCGGCGGTGGCTGTAGAAGACGTCGACGTAGTCGAGTCCCATGCGTCGCAACGACTGGTCGAGGCTCGCGGTGAGGTACTTGCGCGAGCCGCCGTCGCCGTAGGGGCCGGGCCACATGTCGTAGCCGGCTTTCGTAGAGATGATCAGCTCGTCGCGGTAGCGCATGAGGTCGTGGCGCAGGATCTCGCCGAAGGTGAGCTCGGCTGCGCCGTAGGGCGGGCCGTAGTTGTTGGCGAGATCGACGTGGGTGACGCCTCGGTCGAACGCTCGGAAGAGGATCGCCTTCTGCACCTCGCGCGGCTTGTCCTCGCCGAAGTTGTGCCAGAGGCCCAGCGAGATGCGGGGCAGGACGAGGCCGGACCGGCCGGCGCGCCGGTAGATGTCGTGCTCGTAACGCTGCTCGGCCGCGATGTAGGGCATGACGATCAGTCTTGCACCCTGGTGCGTGGACCCGTTCATCCGTATTCTGGATCCACTTTGCTCGCTCTAGGATTCATGAGGTCGCGGGATGCTGAAGCAGGCGGACAACGAGCGCGTCACGCGGTCCGGGCCCGGAACGCCGCTCGGCCGCCTGATGCGCGCCTACTGGCAGCCCGCGGCGCTCGTGTCCGAGATGCCCGCGGACCGTCCGGTGAAGGCGGTGCGGCTGCTGGGCGAGGACCTCGTGCTCTTCCGGCGCGAGGGCGGCTGGGGCCTGGTGGGCCGGTTCTGCGCCCACCGGGGCGTCGACCTGTCCTTCGGCCGGCTGGAGGACGGCGGCCTGCGGTGCCTCTACCACGGCTGGCTCTACGGCCCGGACGGTCGCTGCCTGGAGCAGCCGGCCGAGCCGGAGCACTCGACGTTCGCCTCCAGGGTGCGGATCCCGAGTTACCCCTGCGAGGAGCGCAACGGGATCGTCTTCGCCTACCTCGGTGAGGGCGATCCGCCCCCGTTCCCGGACTACGACTGCTTCACCGCGCCCGACGCGTACACGTTCGCGTTCAAGGGGCTCTGGGAGTGCAACTGGCTGCAGGGCGTCGAGGGCGGGATCGACCCGAGCCACGTGTCGTTCCTGCACCGGTTCGTCGGCGAGGACCCGCGCGAGGTCTACGGCCGGCAGTTCAGCGAGGTCGTCGAGGGCACCGACAAGAAGCTCTCGGAGCTGGTGGCCGAGAACTACCGGCCCGACATCGAGGTGGAGGAGGACGCGCACGGGCTGCGGGTCTACGCGGTGCGGCGGCTCACCGAGCGGCTCAAGCACGTCCGCGTGACGAACCTGGTGTTCCCCAACGCCTTCGTCGTGCCGTTCGGCAACGACCGGGTCTTCTGCCAGTGGCACGTGCCGATCGACGACGAGAACCACTACTGGTACATGATCTTCTACGACTTCGCGGCGGAGACGGACAAGGAGACGCTGCTCGCCCAGCGGCTCTCCGAGGTCTCGCTGCCCGACTACCGGCCGCTGCGCAACCGCGACAACGACTGGGGTTTCGACCCCATTGAGCAGCGCGATCTGACCTACACGGGCATGGGGCTGGACATCAACGTCCATGACCAGTGGGCCGTCGAGAGCATGGGCCGGGTCCAGGACCGCACGGTGGAACGGCTCGGCGTCTCCGACCGGGCCATCACCGCCAACCGGCGCATGCTCCTGCGCGCGATCGACGCGTTCGAGGCCGGGCGCCCGACCCCCGGCCTGCCGATCGACGCCCCGTCGGCCCGCGCCCTCACCGGGCCACTCGCCGTCGACACGATCGCTCCCGCAGAGGGCTGGGAACAGGCATGGCGTGACCGAGAACGGGAACGCAGGCTCCGATCGCCATGGGCCGCCGGTGCGTAGCGTGGACGAGCGCCCGGTCTCCGAGGCGGGCGGCGGGAGCGCCGTGCGCCCGATGCTCGCGACCGACCGGGAGGGCTTCGTGGCCCGCCACGAGCTCTGGGACGACGCCAAGCACGCCGCGGCCGCCCAGCTGCGGCGGGTGGTCGACGAGCTGGGCGTCGAGCGGGTGCGCATCGGGTTCGCCGACCAGCACGGGGTGGTGCACGGCAAGACCGTCACGCGCGAGGCGCTGCCGGCGGCCCTGCGCTCGGGCATCACCGCGCCGTCGTCGCTGCTGCTCAAGGACACCGCGGGCCGCACCGTCGCGCCGGTCTTCAGCGCCGACCCCGGCCTCGGGGTCGAGGGCTTCGCCGGGATCGGCGACGTCGTACTGGTGCCGGACCCGACGACCTTCCGGGTGCTGCCATGGTCGCGCGACACCGGGTGGCTGCTGTCGGACGTGCACTTCCCCGACGGCAGGCCGGTGCCGTTCTGCACGCGTAGCCTGCTGCGCGGCGAGCTGGGGCGGCTCGCGGCAACCGGGCTCGAGCTGACCGTCGGCGTGGAGCTGGAGTTCCACGTCTTCGGCGAGCCCGGCCCCGACGGCGTTCCGGTGCCGCTCAGTACGGGAGGGCAGCTCCTGCACGAGGAGGGCCTCGACCGCCACGACGAGCTCGTCCGCACCCTGCACCGCGGGCTCACCGACCTCGACCTGCCCGTCCGCACGCTGGAACTGGAGTTCGGGCCGAGCCAGTTCGAGATCACCATGGCGGCCCGCGCCGCGCACCTTGCCGCGGACGACGTCGTGCTCGCGCGCGCCGCGATCCGGCAGCTGTGCCTGCGCTCCGGGCTGCGGGCCACCTTCATGTCCCGGCCGGCGGGCAGCGCATCGGCGAGCACCGGGTGGCACCTGCACCAGTCGTTGCGGGACGGCACCGGGCGAGCCGTGATGGACGCGCCAGGGGAGCTGCTCTCGTCGACCGGCCGGCACTGGCTCGGCGGCCTGTTGCGGCACGCGGCCGCGGGAGCGGTGTTCTGCACGCCGACGGTCAACGGTTACAAGCGGTACCTGCCCCACTCCCTCGCGCCGGATCGGGTCGGGTGGGGCATCGACAACCGGGCCGCCATGATCCGAGTCCTCCCCGCCCGGGACGAGGGCGGAGCGCGGCTGGAGAACCGCGCCGGGGAGCCCGCCGCGAACCCGTACCTCTACATCGCGGCCCAGGTGGCCGCCGGGCGGGACGGCGTCGCGAACGCCGTCGACCCCGGAGAACCCCTCGATGCGCCCTACACGGCTCCGGTGGCGGCGCTGCCCCGCTCGCTCGGCGAGGCCCTCGACGCCCTGGCCGCCGACCCCGTGTTCGAGCGGGCATGGGGGAGCGAGGTCGTCGCCTGGTTCACCGCCATCAAGCGGGCCGAGTTCGACCGCTACCTCGCCCACGTCTCCGACTGGGAGCAGCGCGAATACTTCGGCCTTCTATGAGGGGCCTCCTGTGACGGCAACCGCCGAAGGAACGCTCGTCACCCGCGCCCGCGCTGCCACCCCCGGGACGAGCCACGCCCACCACCTGAACGCGGCAGGTGCCGCACTGCCCAGTGCCGCGGTGCTGGAGGCGGTGGTGGAGCACCTGCGGCTGGAGGCCCGGATCGGCGGCTACGAGGCCGCGGCGCTCGCCCGGCCCCGGCTGGAGCGCTGCTACGACCTGGCCGCCGCCCTGCTCGGCGGGGAAGCGGCCGACATCGCCCTCACCGAGAGCGCAACGGTCTCGTGGCACCGGGCCGTCGACGCGCTCGCGCTCCGCCCCGGCGACCGCGTGATCGCCACGTCGTCGAGCTACGTCAGCTCGGCCCTGCACCTCATGGAGCTGCGGCGCACGCGCGGCATCACCGTCGACGTGATCGGCACCGACGCGACGGGTGCGGTGGACCTCGACGCCATGGAAGCGGCGCTTGGGACGCCCGCCGCGCTGGTCACGGCCGCGCACGTGCCCACGTCATCCGGGCTGGTGGAGCCCGTGCGCGCGATCGGCGCGCTCGCCTCGGCGGCAGGCGTGCCGTTCCTGCTGGACGCCACCCAGTCGCTCGGCCACCTCCCCGTCGACGTCGCCGCGATCGGGTGCCAGATGCTCGTCGGCACCGGCCGCAAGTTCATCCGCGCGCCCCGGGGCACCGGGCTGCTGTGGGTCGACCCCGCCTTCGGGGCGGGCCTGCGCCCGTCGGCCCCGGATGTCCGCGGCGCCGAGTGGATCGCCGACCAGGAGTTCGCCGCCGCCCCCGGCGCTCGCCGCTTCGAGACGTGGGAGGCCGCGCACGCGCTCCGGCTCGGCCTGGCCACGGCCCTCGAAGAGGCCCTCGGCGCCGGCGTCGACATCGTCCACGAGCACGTCTCGGCCCTCGGGCATGCGATGCGGGCCGCGCTCGCCGACGTGCCCGGCGTCCGGGTCGTGGACCCGCCGGCGGCCGGCGGCGGGATCGTGACGTTCGTCCGCGAGGACGAACCGGCGGCCGCCACCGCGAGCCGGCTGCGCGCGGCCGGGGTGCACGTCGTCGCCGTGCCGGCGGCCCACGGCCGCTGGGACC encodes:
- the pabB gene encoding aminodeoxychorismate synthase component I: MHAARPWARFDDFTAGCAVRFPEAEQVLAAWQPGEVAGVLDAVERRTAAGAWAFGFVAFEAASGLDPVLTTREPVDGLPLAWFGIARPQDAALPYPGPGGWPAGSWAPEWDERRHQAAVAEVRSRIAAGETYQCNLTTRLTRAVDGDPEELYRDLALAQRGAYNAYLDTGRFVIASASPELFFELSGDRILMRPMKGTAARGRTVAEDERIVTRLRSSPKERAENIMIVDLVRNDLARVATAGSVQVPRLLHAERFETVHQLTSDVTARLRPDVGLTGIFRALFPCGSVTGAPKARTMELIRDVEDSPRGVYCGAIGVVAPPGAPFRARFSVAIRTVLIDREHGSATYGTGGGITWGSQPAAEYAELLAKARVLDARPREFHLIETMRHESGRLETAGQLRSLDAHLARVAASAGYFGFCFDADTVRTALATRLDGAGDARVRLRCYRDGTVGVDVEELPRPAAGPVRLAIDPEPIDSAVSWPHHKTSLREPYSARLARHPSADDVVLVNERGEVTESCTANLAVRLDGQWWTPPLESGCLPGVERARLLAEGALHERLLRPADLRRAEDLALVNSLRGRRPATLSGRTASRPTRRAG
- a CDS encoding aldo/keto reductase, which translates into the protein MPYIAAEQRYEHDIYRRAGRSGLVLPRISLGLWHNFGEDKPREVQKAILFRAFDRGVTHVDLANNYGPPYGAAELTFGEILRHDLMRYRDELIISTKAGYDMWPGPYGDGGSRKYLTASLDQSLRRMGLDYVDVFYSHRRDPDTPLEETMGALASAVRAGKALYAGISSYSPADTARAAAILRDLGTPLTLHQPRYSMLDRRIEEGEPSLLDVLDAEAVGAVVFSPLEQGVLTDRYLDGIPADSRAAGGRYLTASSITEERIATVRRIAPIAAERGQSIAQLALAWVLRHDAVTSAIIGASSVAQLDANLDTLENLDISPAELDAIEKALVGRDE
- a CDS encoding Rieske 2Fe-2S domain-containing protein; protein product: MLKQADNERVTRSGPGTPLGRLMRAYWQPAALVSEMPADRPVKAVRLLGEDLVLFRREGGWGLVGRFCAHRGVDLSFGRLEDGGLRCLYHGWLYGPDGRCLEQPAEPEHSTFASRVRIPSYPCEERNGIVFAYLGEGDPPPFPDYDCFTAPDAYTFAFKGLWECNWLQGVEGGIDPSHVSFLHRFVGEDPREVYGRQFSEVVEGTDKKLSELVAENYRPDIEVEEDAHGLRVYAVRRLTERLKHVRVTNLVFPNAFVVPFGNDRVFCQWHVPIDDENHYWYMIFYDFAAETDKETLLAQRLSEVSLPDYRPLRNRDNDWGFDPIEQRDLTYTGMGLDINVHDQWAVESMGRVQDRTVERLGVSDRAITANRRMLLRAIDAFEAGRPTPGLPIDAPSARALTGPLAVDTIAPAEGWEQAWRDRERERRLRSPWAAGA
- a CDS encoding glutamine synthetase family protein, with translation MDERPVSEAGGGSAVRPMLATDREGFVARHELWDDAKHAAAAQLRRVVDELGVERVRIGFADQHGVVHGKTVTREALPAALRSGITAPSSLLLKDTAGRTVAPVFSADPGLGVEGFAGIGDVVLVPDPTTFRVLPWSRDTGWLLSDVHFPDGRPVPFCTRSLLRGELGRLAATGLELTVGVELEFHVFGEPGPDGVPVPLSTGGQLLHEEGLDRHDELVRTLHRGLTDLDLPVRTLELEFGPSQFEITMAARAAHLAADDVVLARAAIRQLCLRSGLRATFMSRPAGSASASTGWHLHQSLRDGTGRAVMDAPGELLSSTGRHWLGGLLRHAAAGAVFCTPTVNGYKRYLPHSLAPDRVGWGIDNRAAMIRVLPARDEGGARLENRAGEPAANPYLYIAAQVAAGRDGVANAVDPGEPLDAPYTAPVAALPRSLGEALDALAADPVFERAWGSEVVAWFTAIKRAEFDRYLAHVSDWEQREYFGLL